Genomic DNA from Streptomyces sp. GS7:
CGGACCCGGCCGAGGGGGACGACGGCTGCCCGGGGGCGCGGCTGCCCCTGCACCACGGTGCCAAGCGGCCCGTCCACACCATCCGGGTACGCCGGCTCTTCGGCTGACGCGGTGTTGGCCGACGGGAGTTCGAAGTCGCCGGGAGGGGCCGGGGCGCGCAGCATGGAACCGTACCCATGCAGTCGTTTCGCGGAGGTGACCGCGATGAACATGCCCGTGCGACGCCGGACCGGCAGCCTGCTGGAAAGAGCTCTGCCCTCCCTGCAGTGGCGCGAGCCGATAGCCGCGGAGTTCGACGACCTGTACGAGCGGATGAGCCATCTGCTGGAGACCGCGGGCGGTGTCCCCGCGCTGGGCGAACGGACCCACTGGGCGCCGCTCGCGGACCTGCACGAGACCGATGACGCCTATGTCGTCGAGGCGGAACTGCCCGGGGTGGAGCGGGACGGCATCGACGTCGAGATCACCAACCGGGAACTGCGCATCAGCGGCGAGTACAAGGAGTGCGGGCGCGAGGGCGTGCTGCGCCGGAGCACTCGCCGCACCGGCCGGTTCGAGTACCGCTCGACGCTCCCGGTCGACGTGAAGGCCGACGACGTCAAGGCGAACCTCAACGACGGGGTGCTGACGGTGACCATCCCCAAGGCCCGGGCCGCGACACCGCGGCACATCGACATCACGACATGACACCGGACGGTGCCCGTCGTACCGGGGCGGGCGCCTGACGGCGCCCGCCGCGGTCGCGGAGGACCGTCCGCGTGCCTGCCATCGTCGATCCGCCGGAGCGGCGGCAACAGGTCCGGGCGGGGCGGACACCTAGGGCCGACCGGACCTCCCCGCGGCCCCGACGGTGAACGAGAATCGCGGTGCGGGCACCCGTGAGGGGTGCCCTGCCTTCCTGAGCTGGGAAGTGACGTTCGATGTACTGGTACCACCACGGCGGAGGCGGCTGGGGCTGGATCGCCGCCACCATCGGCATGATCCTGTTCTGGGCGCTGGTCGTCACGGTCGGCATCCTGGTCTTCCGCGCCCTCGCCCGCCCCGGCAAGTACGGCGGCGAGCAGACCGGCTGGCGCGCCGGCTGGCACACCGGCCCGCCGCCGCCCGCCGGTCCCACGGCGGAGCAGATCCTCGCCGAGCGCTACGCACGGGGTGAGATCGAGGACGAGGAGTACCAGCGGCGCCTGGCCATACTGCGCTCGTCGCGGCAGGGCCCGGCACCCCCCTGACCGCGTACGGGCCCGACCCGTGCGCATCGGGCATCCGGTACGCGTGGCGGACGAACTCCTCAGGCCCGTCCCGCGGTTCCGGCGCGGCGACCACCGCCGGTTCAGACCACTTCACGCATCCTTTACCCTGTCATGGATAGTTTTTGACGTTTCTTGGATGAGTGGGTGTTCTGTGTGAAGTTGGCCCGTATTCCGGCGGTTGTCGCCGCCGCTGCGATAGCGCCGGCCGTTCTGTTCTCCTCGCCGGCCGTCGCCGCCGACAGCGGGTCGTCGCCCGCCACCTCCGTCCCGGACAAGCCGGCGGGCGAACCGGAGGCGAAGCCGGGGGAGACGGCACCGGGGAAGACGACGCCGGGCGGTGACGCGAAGACCGCCGAGCAGGACCGGATGGCCATCCTCCGGATGCTGGCCGACAAGGGCATCGGCAGAGGGCTGGAACGAGAGGCGACGCGAGCGCTCGACGGTGGCCCGGAGGCCATGCGTCACTTCCTGGAGGTCGGCCAGTACGCCGCACGCGACGAGGACAACCGCTTTGCCATCCTGAAGATCCTCGGGGACCAGAACACCGGCCCGGGAGTGCGAGAAGCGGCGGAACGGGCGATGGACGGCACCCCTGAGGACCGTGTGCGCTTCCTGGAATCAGGACGGCGCGCGGCCCAGGAAGACGACGATCGGGTACGCACCTCGCAGATCCTGAGCGTCGGCGGCCCCGCGGTGAAGGCGGCCGCCAACAAGGCGCTGGACGGCACGGCCGAGGACGTCCGGCACTTCCTGGAGGTCGGCCAGTACGAGGCACGTGCCAAGGACGAGGCCGACGCCGAACGGGAGGCGGCCAAGAACAAGCCCACCCCGAAGCCCGACACCGGGTCCGCGGGGCACGGCGAGAATGGCAAGGACGGCGAGAACGGCGAGAACGTTGAGGGCGGTAAGGGGGGTGGCGGTGAGACGGGCGCCGGGAAGGCTGCCGTCGCAGAGCCCGCGGTCGCCTCGTCGCGGAGCACCGCCACCGCACCCACGGCCGCCGAAGGCCAACTCGCCGCCACCGGCGTCGGATCCGCCACCTCGTGGGCGGTCGGCGGCGCGGCCGTCGCCCTCACCGCCGGTGCCGGACTGATCGTCGCGGCCCGCCGCCGTGCGGCGGACGAGCGCTGACGCGACAACCACTCGCCCCCCGCTGAGGGATGCCGGGCGCGGGCTGCCGCCGCACCGCTCGTACCGCGAAAGCCCGCTTCGCGTCACCGCGCCCCGCTCCGCTCAGCCGGCCGCCCCGGCGACCGACTCCGCGTCCGGCTCGGCCGTGCCGTCCGGTTCCGCCAGTCCGGCCAGGCTCTGCGGCAGCGCCCCCGTGTGCAGCACGCCCAGCCGCTGCGTCGCCCGGGTGAGCGCCACATACAGATCGCTCGCCCCGAACTCGCCCGGCTCCGCGACCAGTACGGTGTCGAACTCCAGCCCCTTGGCCTGCCGCGGGTCGAGGACCACCACCGGGCGGGTCAGGTCCGGGGCGGTGCCGGCGGCCGCCGCCGGCAGGGTGGCGGCCAGCGCCGCACACCGCTCCCGCGGCGCGATCACGGCGAGCCGCCCCTGCCCGGCGCCGTGCCCGGTCTCGCGGGCCACCGCCTCCGCTACCGCCCGCGGCAGGTCCTGCGTGCGGTGCGCCCACGGGCGGACACCGGTGGCGCGGATCGACCGCGGCGGTGTGAACGACGGGTCCGCGGCCCGCGGGACCCGTGCCGCGGTCTCCATGATCTCGCTCGGCGTGCGGTAGTTGACGGCGAGCCTGACGTGCTGCCAGCGGTCGCCGACGTAGGGCCCGAGGATGGCTTCCCAGGTGCCGCAGCCGCCCGGCTCCGAGGTCTGCGCGGGGTCGCCCACCAGCGTCATCGAACGCGTCGGGCAACGGCGCATCAGCAGCCGCCACATCATGGCGGACAACTCCTGCGCCTCGTCGACGATGATGTGGCCGAAGGCCCAGGTGCGGTCGGCGGCGGCGCGTTCCGCGGCGGTGCGGTGGTCGGCCTCCTCCTGCCGCTCGGCGAGCCGGTCCGCGTCGATCAGGTCGTGCGCGGCCAGCACTTCGGAATCCTCGTCGTCCCGGTCCTCGAACTCCTGGGTGCGCGACCCGTACGAGAGGTCGAGCACGCCCTGCGCATAGGTGGTCAGCTCCTGGCGTTCGGCCTCGGCGGCGGCCCGCGCTGCCGAGTCGTCCTCGCCGAGGAGTTCCGCCGCCTCGTCCAGCAGCGGAACGTCCGCCGGGGTCCACACCCCGCCGGAACGCCGGATCGCGTCCGCGTCGGCGTCGGGTAGGTGCACGGGCTCGGTGAGGAAGTCGGCGACCAACTGCTGCGGGGTGAGGGCCGGCCACAGCTCCTCGATGGCGCGGTGGACCTCGCCGCTGGTGGCGACGGCCTTGCCGAGCTGGGCGATGTCGTCCGGGCCCAGGAGGTTCGGGCCACCGTAGGGGTCGGCGCCGATCCGCTCGGTGAGCTGCGCGGTGAGCGCGTCGATGACATGGAACGCGAAGTGCGGGCGCGCGAGGTTGTGCGGCAGCAGGGTCGCCCGCGCGCGCCGCCGGGCCTCGTCCACGAGCGCCGCGTCGAGGTGCAGTTCGCCGTCCTCGTGGTCGATGACGAGGGTGGGCTCGGGCAGCGTCTGCCGGTCGGCGACGAAGCGCGCCAGGGCGTCCGCCATCGCCGCACCGCCCTTGACCTCGGCGGCGCGGGGGGTGTCGGTGCCGGTCGCGGTCACGCCGGGGAACAGTTCACCGGGCGTCGCGAGCAGCACGCCCGTCTCGCCGAGCGAGGGCAGCACCTGGCCGATATAGCCGAGGAACGCCGGGTTGGGCCCGACGATCAGCACGGCGCGGCGGGCGAGTTGCGCACGGTGCGCGTACAGCAGATACGCGGCCCGGTGCAGCGCCACGACGGTCTTGCCGGTTCCGGGGCCGCCCTCCACCACGAGGACGCCGTGGTGCGGGGCGCGGATGATGCGGTCCTGGTCGGCCTGGATGGTCTGCACGATGTCGTGCATCCGGCCGGTGCGCGCCGCGTCCAGCGACGCGAGCAGGACGGCGTCGGCGTCCGCGCCTTCGTGGCCGGTGCGTTGGGCGTCGGCGAGGTCCAGGATCTCGTCGTGCAGCGCGGTCACCCGCCGGCCCTGCGTGGTCAGATGGCGCCGGCGCCGCAGCCCCATGGGGGTGTGCCCGGTGGCGAGGTAGAACGGCCGGGCCACATCGGCCCGCCAGTCGATGACCAGCGGAGTGCGGTCGGCGTCGTCCCGCCGGATGCCGATCCGGCCGATGTGGTGGTCGCGACCGTCCCGGAATGCCAGCCGCCCGAAGCACAGCCCGTGTTCCCCGGCCTCGAAACCCGCCAGCAACTCGGCCTGTTCGGCGACCATCACATCGCGTTCCAGGCGCGCCTGGAACGTACCGCCGCCCTGCGGCAGGGCCTCGGTCATGGCCGTCCGCGCCCCGGACCGCAGGGCGTCGAGGCGTTCGTGGAGCAGGTCCACGAATTCCTGCTCCTTCCGCAATTCCTCGTTTGACAATTCGGCTCCGCTCGAATATTCTGTGCTGCAGTAAGTGAATATGGGGTTCTTCGGCATGCGTTTCTCTTGAGATACGGAAACGCTCAATATATGCAGGGAAAAGCCCCATCTGTCAAACCTCGACCGCGAATTGGTCGGGGTTTTTCTGTTTCTCCGGCGGGAGCGGACCGGAGTTCGGGCGGGAGGTGCCGAGCGGAGGGGTCCGCTGCGGAGAAAGTGCCCGCCGGCCAGGTAGTTGGCGGGAACCGCCATGCCGCGTACGGCGAGACGGCCCTCCTGCCCGATGTCGAGACGGGCGGCGAGCCCGACATCGATCGCCTACTCGTTGGGTGCGGTGACGCAGTTGACCGGAGTCCTGCCGCGAGCGGCGGTGAGTGCTTCCCGCGGCAGTCGCTGCGCGGTCTCCGGCTGCGGATCGCCGACCCTGCGGGTGGCGCGATCGGCCTCAAGGAACGTCACCGCCGACACCCGTTCCGCCATGGGGGGCGTCCTCGCGCATCGGCCTGACGGCGCGGCATCCATACCGCCGGTACCCAACCACCGTCGAGGCTCCACCGCATCCCGTTCTCCCCGCAGTGCGCGCCGAGTTGACGGGCCGGACCGCCACGCGCCACGGCGCCGTGCGACGCCGTACCGGGTGCGGAGCGGGATCCAGCGTGCCCCATCCCCTGGTGATCCCATATTTGGTACCGTTCCCAAAGTTGGGACTGCATCACGGAGAGAGGCTCGACATGACCACCAACACCCCTGTGGTGTCAGACCGGTTGAGCGACGCGGCGGCGTTGCCGCTGCGCACGCTGGACCCGGCGGCGCCGCTGGACGATCTGGAATGGCTGGACCAGGCGGTCGGCGACGCCCGCGTGGTGGCGATCGGTGAGAGCGCGCACTACAACCGGGAGTTCTTCCGGCTTCGCCACCGGCTGCTGCGCTACCTGGCCGAGCGGCACGGGTTCAGCGCGTATGCGATGGAAACCGGGTTCGTCGAAGGGGAGTTGGTCGACAACTGGGTCCGCGGCGAAGGCGACGCCGGCGCCGAACGGCTCGGCCACGTCATGGCGAACGGCATGACGTCGCTGATGGGAGCCTGGGCGCCGATGCGGGCCCACCTGGAGTGGATGCGGCGGCACAACCACTCGGCCGCGCACCCGGTCGGCTTCTACGGGGTCGACATGCCCGGCTCGATGGTGTCCCTGCTGCCCGGCCTCGACGCCGTGACCGCCTATCTCGCGCTGGTCGACCCCGAGTTCCCGGTCGACCCGGCCCTCCGGGAGACCGCCGCCGCCTTCGCGGCGCCCTCCGCGTTCGCCGCGCCCGCGGCCATCGCCGCCTACGGGGACCTCGCGACGGAACGCCGGAACGCGCTGACCGCCGGCCTCGCCGACCTCACGGCGCACCTGACGAGCCGGCGCCTGACCTACGTCCGGCGCACCTCCGCCGACGCCTTCGCGCGGGCGCTGCACGCGCTGCGCGTCACGGTCACCCTCGACGCGATGCTCCGCGAGATCGCCCGCGGGAACCGGGACGCGATGTCCCTCATCCGCGACGCCAGGATCGCGGACACCGTCGAGTGGGTGCTGGAGCGCGAGGACCGGATCGTCCTCGCCGCCCACAACGGACATGTGCAGCGCGCCCCGCACACCATGCCCGGTATGCCCGTCATGCCGATGGCGGGCGCGCACCTGGCCGACCGGCTGGGCTCGGACTACGTGGTCATCGGCACCACGACGGGGACCGGGCAGACCCTCAACACGGCGCCCGACTTCTACACCGGCACCCTCTTCGCCGACCTGGAGGAGACGCCCCGGTCCGGTAGCCTCGACGCGCTCATGAACACCGGCCACCGAGGCCCCTTCGCCGTCGACCTGCGCCGGCTGTCCGCAGCCGACACGGCCGCCGTGCGGAGCGTCTCACAGCAGCGCTACGGCACGTACTACGCCGACCAGAGCCCGCTGGCGGCCTTCGACGTCGTCGTCCACCTCCCCCACGTCACCGCCGCCGAACCCGACCCCGCCGCCCTGGCCGAAGCGCCCCGCGACGTACGGGAGCCGTTCGCCAGCTGGATGTCGACGGCGTGAATCCGGCGCCGTGACCGGAGCCCACGACCTGCACGCCGCACCTGAGCCCCGCCGCCCCCGGGAGGCGCCCCCCGGGAGATACGTTGTCCATGTGGCATTTCTCAGGGAATGCGGCAGTTGGCGTGAGAAAGGGCAGCGGTCGTCCGGCAGCCGTCGGCAACGGCGGCGGCGCCGACACGAACGATCCCGTACACCTCGGTAGGGCAGAGCGATGGCCGTCAGTCCGTCTTCGTCGAGACCCCCGGCACCGGAGGAGCAGACGCCGGTGCTGCACCTGTCCGCGCTGGTCAAGCGGCCGGTGGCGGACCGGGCCGGCCGGGTGCTGGGGCGGCTGGCCGATGTGATCGTGCGGCTGCGCGGCGCGGACTACCCGATCGTGACGGGGCTGGTGGCCGGCGTCGGCGGGCGCGAGCTGTTCGTTCCCGTCGAGCAGGTGGACTCCTTCGACGGGGGCGGACTCGTCCGGTTGGTGAGCGCCAAGGTGGATCTGCGGCCGTTCGTACGGCGCGAGGGGGAGGTGCTGCTCCGTGCCGATGTGCTCGGCCACCGGCTGATCGACGTGGCGGAGGCCCGGCTGGTGCGCGCCACGGACGTGGAACTGGCGTACCGCAACGGGCAGTGGCTGCTGTTCTGCGTCGACACCCACCGGCCGCGCCGGCTCCTGTGGGTCTTCGGGGAGCATGCGCACGAGCACCGGTGCCGGGACTGGAAGAGCTTCGAGCCGCTGATCGGGCATCGCCGCAGCGCGCTGGTGCGGCGCCCGACGGTGCGGATCCGCGGGCTGCGGCCGGCGGAGATCGCCGACCTGCTCGAAGAGGCGTCGAAGGACGAGGAGAGCGAGATCCTCGGGCACGTCCACCAGGACCCGGAACTGGAGGCCGACGTCTTCGAGGAACTGGAGGAGGACCTGGCCACCCGGCTCCTCGGCGCCCGCACCGACGAGGAGATCGCCGCGGTGCTCGGCCGGATGGGAGCCGATGACGCGGCCGACGCGATCGGCGACCTGCCCCAGGGGCGCCGCCGCCTGGTGCTGGAGCGGCTGCCGGCCGGGCAGCGCGCCAAGGTGCTGACGCTGATGGGCTTCAACGCCGACAGCGCGGGCGGGCTGATGGGCATGGACTTCCTGGCGGTGCCGGGTACGACCCGCGTCGCCGAGGTCCTGGCGGCGGTACGGGACTCCCGCCGGCTGCAACCCGAGGCCCTGACCAGCGCGTACACGATGGACGAGGAGGGGCGGCTGACCGCGTCGGCCCGGCTGGTGGCGCTGCTCCAGGCCGCCCCGGACGCCCGGCTGAACGAGGTGAGCGAACCGGACCCGGTACGGGTGGGACCCGACACCGACCTGGTGGATGTCGCGCTGCTGATGACGGACTACAACCTGATCACCCTGCCCGTCGTGGACGAGGACGGGGTGCTGCTCGGCCTCATCACCGTCGACGACGTCCTCGAAGCGATGCTGCCGGAGGACTGGCGGCGCCGGGAGGTCGCCCCGCCGCCCGACGCCCACCGGGCCGCGAGCGCACCCCGGCACCAGGAACGGTCGCCATGAGCGACCAGCACCGGCCGTCCGACCGGCCGTCCGACCGGCCGTCCGACCGGCCGCCGCGGACGCCCGAGCCGACCCCGCGGCCGGGGCAGCCGCGGCCCCCCGCACCGGCCGCCCGGCCGGAGCGGCCCCAGCCTCCGGCGTCGGCGCCCCCGCCGAACCCGCCCCCGCCGAAGCCGCCGCAGCGCCCCGGGACCCCGCCGCCCGGCCGCGCGGCGGGGCCGCCGGCCGAGCCCGCAGGCCCCCCGAAAACCACGCCGGCCCGCCACCGGCCGCCGCCGATCCCCCCGGCCGCCGCCCCCGAGGGAGCCATCGAAGGGGCCCTGGGACGCGTCCGGCTCGACGAGGCGGACGCCGGCCGCGGCCTCAAACGCCGGCTGCTCACCTTCCTGGCGATCGTCGGCCCCGGCCTGGTCGTCATGGTCGGGGACAACGACGCCGGGGGCGTCTCCACGTACGCCCAGGCCGGCCAGAACCACGGCTACAGCCTGCTGTGGGTGCTGCTGCTGCTCGTTCCGGTCCTGATCGTCAACCAGGAGATGGTGGTCAGGCTCGGCGCCGTCACCGGAGTCGGGCACGCCCGGCTGATCCTGGAGCGGTTCGGCAGATTCTGGGGCTGGTTCAGCGTCGCGGATCTGTTCGTGCTCAACTTCCTCACCATCGTCACCGAGTTCATCGGTGTCTCGCTCGCCCTGAGCTACTTCGGGGTCAGCAAGTACATCGCCGTGCCGGTGGCCGCGCTCCTGCTGGTGGCGATCACCGCCAGCGGGAGCTTCCGCCGCTGGGAGCGGGCGATGCTCGGGTTCATCGCCGCCAGCCTGCTGCTCGTGCCCCTGGCCCTGCTGTCCCATCCGCGCTACGGATCCGCCGCCTACCACCTGTTCGTGCCCGGCGTGCAGGGCGGCGTCTCGTCGAACGCGGTGCTGCTGATCATCGCGATCGTCGGCACCACGGTCGCCCCCTGGCAGCTGTTCTTCCAGCAGTCCAACATCATCGACAAGCGGATCACCCCGCGCTTCATCGGCCATGAGCGCGCGGACACCGTGCTGGGCTCCTTCGTCGTGGTCGGCGGCGCGATCGCGATCGTCATCGTCGCCGACTACGCGGTCCGCGGCACCGCCGCGGCCGGCCACTTCACGGACGCACTGGGCATCGCCACCGCGCTCGCCGACCACAGCCGCGTCCTGGGGGCACTGTTCGCCGTCGTCCTGCTGGACGCCTCGATCATCGGGGCCGCCGCGGTCACCCTGGCCACCAGCTACGCCTTCGGCGACGTGTTCAACCTGCGCCACTCCCTGCACCGGAGCTTCGGCGAGGCCAAGGCGTTCTACACCAGCTACACCGGCATGGTCCTGGTCGCCGCCGCCGTGGTGCTGATCCCCGGCGCCCCGCTGGGCCTGATCACCACGGGCGTCCAGGCCCTGGCCGGACTGCTGCTGCCGTCCGCGAGCGTCTTCCTGCTGCTGCTGTGCAACGACCGGGCCGTGCTGGGCCCGTGGACCAATCCGCGCTGGCTCAACGTGCTGGCGTCCGTGATCATCGCGGTGCTGCTCACGCTCTCCGGGATCCTGGTCGCCACCACGCTCTTCCCGTCCCTGGACACCGCCCGGGTCGCCCTGTGGCTCAGCGTCCTCCTCGTCGCGGGGCTCCTCGCGGCCGGCGGCTGGCTGCACAACGTCCAG
This window encodes:
- a CDS encoding Hsp20/alpha crystallin family protein, whose product is MNMPVRRRTGSLLERALPSLQWREPIAAEFDDLYERMSHLLETAGGVPALGERTHWAPLADLHETDDAYVVEAELPGVERDGIDVEITNRELRISGEYKECGREGVLRRSTRRTGRFEYRSTLPVDVKADDVKANLNDGVLTVTIPKARAATPRHIDITT
- a CDS encoding SHOCT domain-containing protein; the protein is MYWYHHGGGGWGWIAATIGMILFWALVVTVGILVFRALARPGKYGGEQTGWRAGWHTGPPPPAGPTAEQILAERYARGEIEDEEYQRRLAILRSSRQGPAPP
- a CDS encoding ALF repeat-containing protein encodes the protein MKLARIPAVVAAAAIAPAVLFSSPAVAADSGSSPATSVPDKPAGEPEAKPGETAPGKTTPGGDAKTAEQDRMAILRMLADKGIGRGLEREATRALDGGPEAMRHFLEVGQYAARDEDNRFAILKILGDQNTGPGVREAAERAMDGTPEDRVRFLESGRRAAQEDDDRVRTSQILSVGGPAVKAAANKALDGTAEDVRHFLEVGQYEARAKDEADAEREAAKNKPTPKPDTGSAGHGENGKDGENGENVEGGKGGGGETGAGKAAVAEPAVASSRSTATAPTAAEGQLAATGVGSATSWAVGGAAVALTAGAGLIVAARRRAADER
- a CDS encoding HelD family protein; this translates as MRKEQEFVDLLHERLDALRSGARTAMTEALPQGGGTFQARLERDVMVAEQAELLAGFEAGEHGLCFGRLAFRDGRDHHIGRIGIRRDDADRTPLVIDWRADVARPFYLATGHTPMGLRRRRHLTTQGRRVTALHDEILDLADAQRTGHEGADADAVLLASLDAARTGRMHDIVQTIQADQDRIIRAPHHGVLVVEGGPGTGKTVVALHRAAYLLYAHRAQLARRAVLIVGPNPAFLGYIGQVLPSLGETGVLLATPGELFPGVTATGTDTPRAAEVKGGAAMADALARFVADRQTLPEPTLVIDHEDGELHLDAALVDEARRRARATLLPHNLARPHFAFHVIDALTAQLTERIGADPYGGPNLLGPDDIAQLGKAVATSGEVHRAIEELWPALTPQQLVADFLTEPVHLPDADADAIRRSGGVWTPADVPLLDEAAELLGEDDSAARAAAEAERQELTTYAQGVLDLSYGSRTQEFEDRDDEDSEVLAAHDLIDADRLAERQEEADHRTAAERAAADRTWAFGHIIVDEAQELSAMMWRLLMRRCPTRSMTLVGDPAQTSEPGGCGTWEAILGPYVGDRWQHVRLAVNYRTPSEIMETAARVPRAADPSFTPPRSIRATGVRPWAHRTQDLPRAVAEAVARETGHGAGQGRLAVIAPRERCAALAATLPAAAAGTAPDLTRPVVVLDPRQAKGLEFDTVLVAEPGEFGASDLYVALTRATQRLGVLHTGALPQSLAGLAEPDGTAEPDAESVAGAAG
- a CDS encoding erythromycin esterase family protein: MTTNTPVVSDRLSDAAALPLRTLDPAAPLDDLEWLDQAVGDARVVAIGESAHYNREFFRLRHRLLRYLAERHGFSAYAMETGFVEGELVDNWVRGEGDAGAERLGHVMANGMTSLMGAWAPMRAHLEWMRRHNHSAAHPVGFYGVDMPGSMVSLLPGLDAVTAYLALVDPEFPVDPALRETAAAFAAPSAFAAPAAIAAYGDLATERRNALTAGLADLTAHLTSRRLTYVRRTSADAFARALHALRVTVTLDAMLREIARGNRDAMSLIRDARIADTVEWVLEREDRIVLAAHNGHVQRAPHTMPGMPVMPMAGAHLADRLGSDYVVIGTTTGTGQTLNTAPDFYTGTLFADLEETPRSGSLDALMNTGHRGPFAVDLRRLSAADTAAVRSVSQQRYGTYYADQSPLAAFDVVVHLPHVTAAEPDPAALAEAPRDVREPFASWMSTA
- a CDS encoding magnesium transporter MgtE N-terminal domain-containing protein; this encodes MLHLSALVKRPVADRAGRVLGRLADVIVRLRGADYPIVTGLVAGVGGRELFVPVEQVDSFDGGGLVRLVSAKVDLRPFVRREGEVLLRADVLGHRLIDVAEARLVRATDVELAYRNGQWLLFCVDTHRPRRLLWVFGEHAHEHRCRDWKSFEPLIGHRRSALVRRPTVRIRGLRPAEIADLLEEASKDEESEILGHVHQDPELEADVFEELEEDLATRLLGARTDEEIAAVLGRMGADDAADAIGDLPQGRRRLVLERLPAGQRAKVLTLMGFNADSAGGLMGMDFLAVPGTTRVAEVLAAVRDSRRLQPEALTSAYTMDEEGRLTASARLVALLQAAPDARLNEVSEPDPVRVGPDTDLVDVALLMTDYNLITLPVVDEDGVLLGLITVDDVLEAMLPEDWRRREVAPPPDAHRAASAPRHQERSP
- a CDS encoding NRAMP family divalent metal transporter, which codes for MSDQHRPSDRPSDRPSDRPPRTPEPTPRPGQPRPPAPAARPERPQPPASAPPPNPPPPKPPQRPGTPPPGRAAGPPAEPAGPPKTTPARHRPPPIPPAAAPEGAIEGALGRVRLDEADAGRGLKRRLLTFLAIVGPGLVVMVGDNDAGGVSTYAQAGQNHGYSLLWVLLLLVPVLIVNQEMVVRLGAVTGVGHARLILERFGRFWGWFSVADLFVLNFLTIVTEFIGVSLALSYFGVSKYIAVPVAALLLVAITASGSFRRWERAMLGFIAASLLLVPLALLSHPRYGSAAYHLFVPGVQGGVSSNAVLLIIAIVGTTVAPWQLFFQQSNIIDKRITPRFIGHERADTVLGSFVVVGGAIAIVIVADYAVRGTAAAGHFTDALGIATALADHSRVLGALFAVVLLDASIIGAAAVTLATSYAFGDVFNLRHSLHRSFGEAKAFYTSYTGMVLVAAAVVLIPGAPLGLITTGVQALAGLLLPSASVFLLLLCNDRAVLGPWTNPRWLNVLASVIIAVLLTLSGILVATTLFPSLDTARVALWLSVLLVAGLLAAGGWLHNVQGRRAAVTRGTPRIPRAERESWRMPPLTLLEPVVWSPGLKLGMGLLRGYLLIAALLLLVKAVQLGGVG